The Vicinamibacteria bacterium genomic sequence ACGTGGTCTCACCCGAGATCTTCTGGGGTGGAGTTACATCGGGACCCGGTTCCAGGAAATCCCCCTCCCGGATCCATCCCAGGCTCCGCAGGTGCTCCTTCAACTCCGCCGCGCTCTTTTGGGAAACCGAGAGCCGACCGAGCAGAGGAATCCGGTCGCCCGCCCTTGCCTGCACGGTCTGCACCCAGGGAACGTACCCCTTCCGGGTCATCTCCACCCGGTGCTTGCCGGGGGGGAGCGAAAGGGTCGCGATGGGCGTCGTCCCCCTGGACTGACCGTCGACGGCCACTTCGGCTCCGTCAGGGTCCGAGTGGACTTGAAGGATCGCGCTCACAGGCTGCAGGGTGAACCGCAGGGGCATTCCGAAACCTCCCGCGGGCACGTCCAGGGCCAATTCCGCGGAGGAGAACCCCGCGAGAGCGACCCGAATGGCGTGGCGACCGGGACGCACCCCGGCAAGAGTAAGCGGTGACTTCCCCGCCTCCGTGTTGTCGACCCAGACTTGGGCACCCACGGGGTCGGTCGCGACCTCGATTCCACCCCTCCGGGCCGGCGACAGAGCTTCCGCAAATGGCTGGGAAGGGGCGGTGCCCCGTAGCGCGATTACAGCTACCACCCCCGCGAGGACCAGTGCTCCAACGCTGAGGAGGGGCTTCAGCTGGCGCGAGAGCAATCGTGGAGACGGGGCCGTCGCAGGCCGGGGCGCACTGCCTGACGGGAGCCCCTTCAGATCATGGGTTGTGACATCGCCCACCGCATGCGGCTCTCCTTCCGACGGGAAGGGAGTCTCGGGCATCGTTGCCGAGATGGCGGCGTCGGCGCTCCGTCGGCCCAGCGCGGCCACGAAGGAGACGCCGCTCGGGAAGCGTACGCTCGGGTCCTTGGCCAAGGAGCGGCGGAAGACCTCATCGAAACGCGGGGGAAGCGCCGGGTTGTAGGACGAGGGAGGAGGAGGATCGACATTGACCACACTGTGGACGATCTGGGCGATGGACTCCCCATCAAAGCACTTCTTCCCAGTAAGCGTCTCGTAGGCCACCACGGCAAGGGAGAAGAGATCCGTGCGCGCTGAGGCCCCGCTGGATGTGATCTGCTCAGGAGCCATGTAGGAGGGTGAGCCGACGAACTCGCCCGCCGCCGTCATCGCGGTGGAGGTGAGATGGGCGACCCCAAAATCCATGATCTTGGGGCGCCCATCGGGCAGGATCATGATGTTTGAAGGCTTGATGTCCCGGTGGATCGTCCCCTTGCTATGGGCGTAGTCGAGACCTTCGGCAACCGGGCCCAGAATACGCAGTACCTCGGCCAGCTCGAGACGACCCGCCAGCTGAAGATGCCTCTGAAGGGTGACGCCTTCCAGGAGTTCCATCACGAAGAAGTCGTCGCCCACGTCGAAGACGGTGGTGATGTAGGGGTGAGCCAGGTTACCCGCGGCCTGGGCCTCCCTGCGGAAGCGCTTCATGTACTCTTCGCCCCGCGTGCTGGTGAGATACTCGGTCTTGAGCGTCTTGATTGCAACCACGCGCTTCGCCATGGGATCGAATGCCCGGTACACGCGACCCATGGAGCCTTCGCCGACCAGGCCCAGGACTTCGTAGCGCCCAAATGTGGTGGGAACGCGAACCTCGCGTGGTCGTGGCGAGTTGGGCTCCGACCCGGATCCGCGGTCTTCGCCGTCGCCTTCTGACACGCCTACACCCCAGTTCTGCGATAACCGTTGGCTCTAAAGGGAAGTCCTCGACGTCCGATCGGCCAAGGGGCTAGGAAGGTGATTATGCTCTTTAACCAACGGAATATCCATCCTCACGCGACTCTGATGCCCCAGGGATCTCGCCGGTTTCAGGGTTACTCACGCCGGGCGATGGCGAGCGCCTCAAGCACACGGTTGCTCCGGCCACCCCCGAGGTGAGCTCCCAGCCGGCTCCAGTCCTCGAGCTTCGAAGGGCAGTGGAGCGCAGGGAGCTGGATCGGCGACCCGGCTCCAGGGGGGGCCGGGCGTTTTGCCCATTCCGGGGCCCGGGGAATTTACGGTCGAAGG encodes the following:
- a CDS encoding TonB family protein; amino-acid sequence: MSEGDGEDRGSGSEPNSPRPREVRVPTTFGRYEVLGLVGEGSMGRVYRAFDPMAKRVVAIKTLKTEYLTSTRGEEYMKRFRREAQAAGNLAHPYITTVFDVGDDFFVMELLEGVTLQRHLQLAGRLELAEVLRILGPVAEGLDYAHSKGTIHRDIKPSNIMILPDGRPKIMDFGVAHLTSTAMTAAGEFVGSPSYMAPEQITSSGASARTDLFSLAVVAYETLTGKKCFDGESIAQIVHSVVNVDPPPPSSYNPALPPRFDEVFRRSLAKDPSVRFPSGVSFVAALGRRSADAAISATMPETPFPSEGEPHAVGDVTTHDLKGLPSGSAPRPATAPSPRLLSRQLKPLLSVGALVLAGVVAVIALRGTAPSQPFAEALSPARRGGIEVATDPVGAQVWVDNTEAGKSPLTLAGVRPGRHAIRVALAGFSSAELALDVPAGGFGMPLRFTLQPVSAILQVHSDPDGAEVAVDGQSRGTTPIATLSLPPGKHRVEMTRKGYVPWVQTVQARAGDRIPLLGRLSVSQKSAAELKEHLRSLGWIREGDFLEPGPDVTPPQKISGETTSYPDAARKLKLRGTVAVEMTVTEQGEPAELRVVESAGEILDNAVLAAVKDWRYTPAQKNGVKVRTRVRVEQTFGEKS